A part of Brachybacterium faecium DSM 4810 genomic DNA contains:
- a CDS encoding transcriptional regulator (PFAM: Bacterial regulatory proteins, lacI family; Periplasmic binding proteins and sugar binding domain of the LacI family): MAVTLKDVARRAGVSVATVSRAFQRPEMLGEATLATVRSAAEELGYVPNRTARALITGRTGVYGVIVPDLENPFFPAVLKGAQTRAHELGAQLLITDAGESPDGELPLVRTLAPQVDGILLCSSRMDEESLREAAALTPLSLVNRVSPHLPGVFADPEPGIPAAVQHLRRMGHRRIGYVGGPEASRSDQVRREVIGRICAATGLEWIRMGPFPPTAEGGRGGAEAVLQTDATAVLVYNDLMALALMERLRSYGVDVPGQISVVGWDDIAFSAMVTPGLATVRVPRYDMGVTAIELLHEHGRGGTSQEEGREGAQAARIGLPTRFVPRGSIARAPEEDAAGG; the protein is encoded by the coding sequence ATGGCGGTGACGCTCAAGGACGTGGCCCGGAGGGCCGGGGTCTCCGTGGCGACGGTCTCCCGCGCCTTCCAGCGCCCCGAGATGCTCGGGGAGGCCACGCTCGCCACGGTGCGCAGCGCCGCGGAGGAGCTCGGCTACGTCCCCAACCGCACCGCCCGGGCCCTCATCACCGGCCGCACCGGGGTGTACGGAGTGATCGTCCCCGACCTCGAGAACCCCTTCTTCCCCGCCGTTCTCAAGGGGGCGCAGACGCGGGCCCACGAGCTCGGGGCGCAGCTGCTGATCACCGACGCGGGGGAGTCGCCCGACGGGGAGCTGCCGCTGGTGCGCACCCTCGCGCCGCAGGTGGACGGGATCCTGCTGTGCTCGAGCCGCATGGACGAGGAATCCCTGCGCGAGGCCGCGGCGCTCACGCCCCTCAGCCTGGTCAACCGCGTCTCCCCGCACCTGCCGGGCGTCTTCGCGGATCCGGAGCCCGGGATCCCCGCGGCCGTCCAGCACCTGCGGCGGATGGGCCACCGCCGGATCGGCTACGTGGGCGGCCCCGAGGCGAGCCGCTCCGACCAGGTGCGGCGCGAGGTCATCGGCCGGATCTGTGCGGCGACCGGCCTGGAATGGATCCGGATGGGCCCCTTCCCGCCGACCGCCGAGGGCGGGCGCGGCGGGGCCGAGGCCGTGCTGCAGACCGACGCCACCGCGGTGCTCGTCTACAACGACCTCATGGCGCTCGCGCTCATGGAGCGCCTGCGCAGCTACGGCGTGGACGTGCCCGGTCAGATCAGCGTGGTGGGCTGGGACGACATCGCGTTCTCCGCCATGGTCACCCCCGGGCTCGCCACGGTGAGGGTGCCGCGCTACGACATGGGAGTCACCGCGATCGAGCTGCTGCACGAGCACGGGCGCGGCGGGACCTCGCAGGAGGAGGGGCGGGAGGGCGCGCAGGCCGCCCGGATCGGGCTGCCCACCCGATTCGTGCCCCGCGGCTCCATCGCCCGCGCCCCCGAGGAGGACGCGGCCGGGGGCTGA
- a CDS encoding K+ transport system, NAD-binding component (PFAM: Ion channel; TrkA-C domain; TrkA-N domain) — protein MGLSRGERRRGERLPFVGRRSKAGVVILGIGALMVAVHSVAFVLLMRQEGVEHSWAGAVYWTITTMSTLGYGDITFTTDVGRLFSLWVLLSGVVYMLVLLPFFVIQYVVTPWLDRRRTARTPRKAPPALRDHVLLVGDDAVTQAFAARAERSRVPAVLVLEDVVRAGELHDQGRQVVVGPLDSAATYRNAGAARARLVVSTLSDTANTNVAFTARQAAARVPVAVTAAKPVSVDVLDLAGADHVLELGQVLGREMASRVLGSTGRFHAIGSFGSTLIAEAAARGTSLVGLTLGEALERLRSRVRILAIMRKGRLRAMTPDLRITDGTVLVLAGQEEDLRQYDEQFQSREVSEEPVVILGGGRVGRAASRALSDEGVPNTIVEMLPGRVENSYSVVEGTASYAVVTGDAADQRVLRRAGLEHASAVLVTPRDDDLGVYLTLFCRRLRPELQVVSRATYERNVATLYRAGADSVLSYATIGATHLWNHAGLSHRVLVAEGNELFLAPRPASLVRRSLRDDEVRRRTGCHIVAVLDEDGTLGYDTESIPSAPGQLLLLGDRHAEHRFRETYLGRRLLRR, from the coding sequence ATGGGTCTGTCGAGAGGTGAGCGCCGGCGCGGGGAACGGCTTCCGTTCGTCGGCCGACGCTCGAAGGCTGGCGTGGTGATCCTCGGGATCGGCGCGCTGATGGTGGCCGTGCACTCCGTCGCCTTCGTGCTCCTGATGCGGCAGGAGGGCGTCGAGCACTCCTGGGCCGGCGCCGTCTACTGGACCATCACCACGATGTCCACCCTCGGCTACGGCGACATCACCTTCACCACGGACGTGGGCCGGCTGTTCTCGCTGTGGGTGCTGCTCAGCGGCGTGGTCTACATGCTCGTGCTGCTGCCCTTCTTCGTGATCCAGTACGTGGTCACGCCCTGGCTGGACCGGCGCCGCACCGCGCGCACGCCGCGGAAGGCGCCGCCGGCGCTGCGCGACCACGTGCTGCTGGTCGGCGACGACGCGGTCACCCAGGCCTTCGCCGCCCGCGCCGAGCGCTCGCGGGTGCCGGCCGTGCTGGTCCTCGAGGACGTCGTCCGCGCCGGCGAGCTGCACGACCAGGGGCGACAGGTGGTCGTCGGCCCGCTCGACTCCGCCGCGACCTACCGCAACGCGGGCGCGGCCCGGGCTCGTCTGGTGGTCTCCACCCTCTCGGACACCGCGAACACGAACGTCGCCTTCACCGCCCGCCAGGCCGCCGCCCGGGTGCCGGTCGCGGTGACGGCCGCCAAGCCCGTCTCCGTCGACGTGCTCGACCTCGCCGGCGCCGACCACGTGCTCGAGCTCGGCCAGGTGCTGGGGCGCGAGATGGCCTCGCGGGTGCTCGGCTCCACCGGGCGCTTCCACGCCATCGGCAGCTTCGGCAGCACGCTCATCGCCGAGGCGGCGGCCCGCGGCACCTCCCTCGTGGGGCTCACCCTGGGGGAGGCCCTGGAGCGGCTGCGCTCCCGGGTGCGGATCCTCGCCATCATGCGCAAGGGCCGGCTGCGGGCGATGACCCCGGACCTGCGCATCACGGACGGCACGGTGCTCGTGCTCGCCGGGCAGGAGGAGGATCTGCGGCAGTACGACGAGCAGTTCCAGAGCCGGGAGGTCTCCGAGGAGCCGGTGGTGATCCTCGGCGGCGGTCGCGTGGGCCGGGCCGCCTCCCGCGCGCTGAGCGACGAGGGCGTGCCCAACACGATCGTGGAGATGCTGCCCGGCCGGGTGGAGAACTCGTACTCCGTGGTCGAGGGGACGGCGAGCTACGCCGTGGTCACGGGGGACGCCGCCGACCAGCGGGTGCTGCGCCGCGCCGGCCTCGAGCACGCCTCCGCGGTGCTGGTCACCCCGCGCGACGACGACCTGGGCGTCTACCTCACCCTGTTCTGCCGCCGCCTGCGCCCCGAGCTGCAGGTCGTCTCCCGCGCGACCTACGAGCGCAACGTCGCGACCCTCTATCGCGCCGGGGCGGACAGCGTGCTCTCCTACGCCACGATCGGCGCGACCCATCTGTGGAACCACGCCGGGCTCAGCCACCGCGTGCTGGTCGCCGAGGGCAACGAGCTGTTCCTCGCCCCGCGACCCGCCTCGCTGGTGCGCCGCTCGCTGCGGGACGATGAGGTGCGCCGGCGCACCGGCTGCCACATCGTCGCCGTCCTCGACGAGGACGGCACCCTCGGCTACGACACCGAGTCGATCCCCTCCGCCCCCGGCCAGCTGCTGCTGCTCGGCGACCGGCACGCCGAGCACCGCTTCCGCGAGACCTATCTCGGCCGCCGCCTGCTGCGACGCTAG
- a CDS encoding Peroxiredoxin (PFAM: AhpC/TSA family), translating into MSSAPVKLAVGEDAPAFDLPTAGGGRVDLASLRGAPVLLWFYPAANTSLCTKQACDLRDNHQMFLDAGYRVIGVSPDPVAELDRFVAEQELPYTLASDESHEVMEAYGAWGEKNMYGRIVEGTIRSTFAIDAEGVLSFVKYRVGTPKHIALLQEKLGL; encoded by the coding sequence ATGTCGTCCGCTCCCGTGAAGCTCGCCGTCGGCGAGGACGCCCCCGCCTTCGACCTCCCCACCGCCGGTGGCGGCCGGGTCGATCTCGCCTCGCTGCGCGGGGCCCCGGTGCTGCTGTGGTTCTACCCGGCGGCGAACACCTCGCTGTGCACCAAGCAGGCCTGCGACCTGCGTGACAACCACCAGATGTTCCTCGACGCCGGCTACCGGGTGATCGGCGTGTCCCCGGATCCGGTGGCGGAGCTGGACCGCTTCGTCGCCGAGCAGGAGCTGCCGTACACCCTCGCCTCCGATGAATCGCACGAGGTGATGGAGGCCTACGGCGCCTGGGGCGAGAAGAACATGTACGGCCGCATCGTCGAGGGCACGATCCGCTCCACCTTCGCGATCGACGCCGAGGGCGTGCTGAGCTTCGTGAAGTACCGGGTGGGCACCCCGAAGCACATCGCGCTGCTCCAGGAGAAGCTGGGCCTGTGA
- a CDS encoding transcriptional regulator (PFAM: Bacterial regulatory proteins, gntR family; FCD domain), giving the protein MRSRQEAVQLPMMQPIRRPSIIDQAELELRNAIYFGDLRPGDTIPEVQVSKQMGISRSSLREACQRLVRDGLLTQIPGRGLFVTRMDAETMSDFIDYRLGIEMQAASIVADRVTTLRAAGDDAGAEALLAPLRDTLERTRRALDAEEVIEAGNADLELHQQIAEIARNRFLISSMSTIVILTRMGSFSDPRGFGVRADISTAHEKLLDALAAGDASRARAVLRDTLQELASRLRSGETEQEVVRDPDLLESDGPEWTTLDGGGTAP; this is encoded by the coding sequence ATGCGCTCTCGCCAGGAGGCGGTCCAGCTGCCGATGATGCAGCCCATCCGCCGACCCTCGATCATCGATCAGGCGGAGCTCGAGCTGCGCAATGCGATCTACTTCGGGGATCTGCGGCCCGGGGACACCATCCCGGAGGTCCAGGTCTCCAAGCAGATGGGGATCTCCCGCTCCTCGCTGCGCGAGGCCTGCCAGCGCCTGGTGCGCGACGGCCTGCTCACGCAGATCCCGGGACGGGGCCTGTTCGTGACCAGGATGGATGCCGAGACCATGTCGGATTTCATCGACTACCGGCTCGGCATCGAGATGCAGGCCGCCTCGATCGTGGCCGATCGTGTCACCACGCTCCGGGCCGCAGGTGACGATGCCGGCGCGGAGGCGCTGCTGGCACCGCTGCGGGACACCCTGGAGCGGACCCGTCGGGCGCTCGACGCGGAGGAGGTCATCGAGGCCGGCAACGCCGATCTCGAGCTGCATCAGCAGATCGCCGAGATCGCCCGGAACCGATTCCTGATCTCCTCGATGAGCACGATCGTGATCCTCACGCGGATGGGGAGCTTCTCCGATCCGCGCGGCTTCGGCGTGCGCGCCGACATCAGCACCGCGCACGAGAAGCTGCTGGACGCGCTGGCCGCGGGGGACGCCTCCCGCGCCCGCGCCGTGCTCCGCGACACCCTGCAGGAGCTCGCGAGCCGGCTTCGCAGCGGGGAGACGGAGCAGGAGGTCGTGCGCGACCCGGATCTGCTGGAATCCGACGGGCCCGAGTGGACCACCCTCGACGGCGGCGGCACCGCCCCCTGA
- a CDS encoding amino acid-binding protein (PFAM: Bacterial extracellular solute-binding proteins, family 3~TIGRFAM: Tat (twin-arginine translocation) pathway signal sequence; ectoine/hydroxyectoine ABC transporter solute-binding protein) → MQNRRSFIRGSGLVLSAAALGGLAACSRTSSGGDDEGDLLSRLQDAGKITVGFAGEAPYSFDEGGEVTGATVALHREIFGELGIDTVEGKLTDWGSLIPGLNAGQFDAVSAGMSILPDRCSEAAFSEPEFQYTTALMVPEGNPEGLENMQSFVDSDLVVATMAGAIESDYVKELDLDSIEVGGPQDGVDALKAGNADAFALTAISLNYLADNTVDGVDVTDSFVAEIDGVKQFGAGGTVFRKDDSSLLDAYNEKLAEIIADPERYLSIVGEFGFTEEELPPEDMTTEILCSGDLSSLQ, encoded by the coding sequence ATGCAGAACCGCCGCAGCTTCATCCGAGGGAGCGGTCTCGTCCTGTCGGCCGCCGCACTGGGCGGGCTCGCCGCCTGCAGCCGCACCAGCAGCGGAGGTGACGATGAGGGTGATCTGCTGAGCCGTCTCCAGGACGCCGGGAAGATCACCGTCGGCTTCGCCGGCGAGGCCCCTTACAGCTTCGATGAGGGCGGCGAGGTCACCGGTGCGACCGTCGCGCTGCACCGCGAGATCTTCGGCGAGCTCGGCATCGACACCGTCGAGGGCAAGCTCACCGACTGGGGCTCGCTGATCCCCGGCCTGAACGCCGGCCAGTTCGATGCGGTCAGCGCCGGCATGTCGATCCTCCCGGACCGTTGCTCGGAGGCCGCCTTCTCCGAGCCCGAGTTCCAGTACACGACCGCGCTCATGGTGCCCGAGGGCAACCCGGAGGGCCTCGAGAACATGCAGTCGTTCGTCGACTCGGACCTGGTCGTGGCCACCATGGCCGGCGCGATCGAGTCCGACTACGTCAAGGAGCTCGACCTCGACAGCATCGAGGTGGGCGGCCCGCAGGATGGCGTCGACGCCCTGAAGGCCGGCAACGCCGACGCCTTCGCGCTCACCGCGATCTCGCTGAACTACCTCGCCGACAACACGGTCGACGGTGTCGACGTGACCGACAGCTTCGTCGCCGAGATCGACGGGGTGAAGCAGTTCGGCGCCGGCGGCACCGTGTTCCGCAAGGACGACTCCTCGCTGCTCGACGCCTACAACGAGAAGCTGGCCGAGATCATCGCCGATCCCGAGCGCTACCTGTCGATCGTGGGCGAGTTCGGCTTCACCGAGGAGGAGCTGCCTCCGGAGGACATGACCACCGAGATCCTCTGCTCGGGCGATCTCTCGTCCCTGCAGTGA
- a CDS encoding amino acid ABC transporter membrane protein (PFAM: Binding-protein-dependent transport system inner membrane component~TIGRFAM: amine acid ABC transporter, permease protein, 3-TM region, His/Glu/Gln/Arg/opine family; ectoine/hydroxyectoine ABC transporter, permease protein EhuC) yields the protein MDGVIGFFESLGPNFQILLERSPQVLDGVWVTALATVLGALLALAISFVLGLLQIAPIFIVRILARVFVEFFRGTSLVVQLFWLAFVLPQLPYPLGFQLDPLLIGVLALGLNYGAYGAEVVRGSIGSVPKGQYEAISALSLSPARGMFRIVIPQAWALMIPSLSNLWIQLLKGSAIVGSITLYDLFFQVEQVRDRTGTWFAYLFALVAYYLIAWVIVIVMNGLEIRAKHQIGRGPALSSSWRSLFRAPGATTKEGIA from the coding sequence ATGGATGGAGTGATCGGCTTCTTCGAATCGCTCGGGCCGAACTTCCAGATCCTCCTCGAGAGGTCACCGCAGGTGCTGGACGGCGTCTGGGTCACGGCACTGGCCACGGTCCTCGGTGCGCTGCTCGCGCTCGCGATCTCGTTCGTCTTGGGACTTCTGCAGATCGCGCCGATCTTCATCGTGCGCATCCTCGCGCGTGTGTTCGTGGAGTTCTTCCGCGGCACCTCGCTCGTGGTGCAGCTGTTCTGGCTCGCGTTCGTGCTCCCGCAGCTGCCGTACCCGCTCGGCTTCCAGCTCGATCCGCTGCTGATCGGCGTGCTCGCACTGGGCCTGAACTACGGCGCCTACGGCGCGGAGGTGGTGCGCGGTTCGATCGGCTCGGTGCCGAAGGGCCAGTACGAGGCGATCAGCGCTCTCAGCCTGAGCCCGGCCCGGGGCATGTTCCGGATCGTGATCCCCCAGGCCTGGGCGCTCATGATCCCGTCCTTGTCGAACCTGTGGATCCAGCTGCTGAAGGGCAGTGCCATCGTGGGCTCCATCACGCTGTACGACCTCTTCTTCCAGGTCGAGCAGGTGCGTGATCGGACGGGCACCTGGTTCGCGTACCTCTTCGCGCTGGTGGCCTACTACCTGATCGCCTGGGTGATCGTGATCGTCATGAACGGGCTCGAGATCCGTGCCAAGCATCAGATCGGCCGTGGACCAGCCCTGTCCTCCTCGTGGCGCTCGCTGTTCCGAGCGCCCGGCGCGACCACGAAGGAAGGCATCGCATGA
- a CDS encoding amino acid ABC transporter membrane protein (PFAM: Binding-protein-dependent transport system inner membrane component~TIGRFAM: ectoine/hydroxyectoine ABC transporter, permease protein EhuD; amine acid ABC transporter, permease protein, 3-TM region, His/Glu/Gln/Arg/opine family) — translation MTPNTSWWDWDHAAAVLPKLLLEGFKVTLIATVLGTLIALVLGLMVAIIRRSAPKLLSTPFTWVVEFIRMTPLVVQLVFANLVLSPYVDSTLVIGIWVLGIHYTTYMAEVYRAGIDSVPTGQWEAATALSLPRVRTWRAVVVPQAIRNTLPALGNYAISMFKETPFFVVIYIPELVRVAQQYGSSYFRYTEAITLAGLIFLAASYPTSLLIRRLEKKLA, via the coding sequence ATGACCCCGAACACCTCCTGGTGGGACTGGGACCACGCCGCCGCCGTCCTGCCGAAACTGCTCCTCGAGGGCTTCAAGGTCACGCTCATCGCGACGGTGCTCGGCACCCTCATCGCGCTCGTGCTGGGCCTGATGGTGGCGATCATCCGGCGCAGCGCGCCGAAGCTGCTCAGCACCCCGTTCACCTGGGTGGTCGAGTTCATCCGGATGACACCGCTGGTGGTCCAGCTGGTGTTCGCGAACCTCGTGCTGTCCCCCTATGTGGACAGCACACTCGTGATCGGCATCTGGGTGCTGGGCATCCACTACACGACGTACATGGCCGAGGTGTACCGCGCCGGCATCGACTCGGTGCCCACCGGCCAGTGGGAGGCGGCCACCGCGCTGTCCCTGCCCCGGGTGCGCACCTGGCGTGCGGTGGTGGTGCCGCAGGCGATCCGCAACACCCTGCCCGCATTGGGCAACTACGCGATCTCCATGTTCAAGGAGACCCCGTTCTTCGTGGTGATCTACATCCCGGAGCTGGTGCGGGTCGCTCAGCAGTACGGCTCCAGCTACTTCCGCTACACCGAGGCGATCACGCTGGCCGGCCTCATCTTCCTGGCCGCCAGCTACCCGACCTCCCTCCTGATCCGACGACTGGAGAAGAAACTTGCCTGA
- a CDS encoding amino acid ABC transporter ATP-binding protein (PFAM: ABC transporter): MVKRFGDNTVLDNLNFTVSHGERVTLIGPSGSGKTTILRLVMTLEELTDGYIYVGGTPLQYEQQGGKRARIPDKRRRRTTTDIGMVFQHFNLFPNMTVLENVIEAPIHVMGLSKDEAVAKAEALLDQVGMAWKKDARPSELSGGQQQRIAIARALAMDPEILLLDEVTSALDPELVGEVLGVLKDIAAETDISMLIVTHEMQFARDVSDRVMMFDQGSIVEEGKPDKIFSEPEHQRTRDFLRAVL, translated from the coding sequence GTGGTCAAGCGCTTCGGCGACAACACCGTGCTGGACAACCTGAACTTCACCGTCTCGCACGGTGAGCGCGTCACGCTGATCGGCCCCTCCGGCTCGGGCAAGACGACCATCCTGCGCCTGGTGATGACGCTCGAGGAGCTCACCGACGGGTACATCTACGTGGGCGGCACCCCGCTGCAGTACGAGCAGCAGGGCGGCAAGCGCGCACGCATCCCGGACAAGCGCCGGCGCCGCACCACCACGGACATCGGCATGGTCTTCCAGCACTTCAATCTGTTCCCCAACATGACGGTGCTCGAGAACGTCATCGAGGCGCCGATCCACGTGATGGGCCTGAGCAAGGATGAGGCGGTCGCGAAGGCCGAGGCCCTGCTGGACCAGGTGGGCATGGCCTGGAAGAAGGATGCCCGGCCCTCGGAGCTCTCCGGCGGCCAGCAGCAGCGCATCGCCATCGCGCGGGCGCTGGCCATGGATCCCGAGATCCTGCTGTTGGACGAGGTCACCTCGGCTCTGGACCCGGAGCTGGTGGGGGAGGTGCTCGGCGTGCTCAAGGACATCGCCGCCGAGACCGACATCTCGATGCTCATCGTGACGCACGAGATGCAGTTCGCCCGCGACGTCTCCGATCGCGTGATGATGTTCGACCAGGGCTCCATCGTGGAGGAGGGCAAGCCGGACAAGATCTTCAGCGAGCCCGAGCACCAGCGCACACGGGACTTCCTGCGCGCCGTGCTCTGA
- a CDS encoding Phosphoenolpyruvate carboxylase (PFAM: Phosphoenolpyruvate carboxylase) has protein sequence MPHSDAIAVPTLTSEFPVVGDDPHIDAPLRATVRRLSTLLGGALADQHGQEMLDLVEQVRKLTKEAKSADSEASAQDVQKRLAELPIEQATALTRAFSQYFLLANAAEQVYRVRALDERPSAESWVPRTVRDIHEEVGTDGLQQAVDSLDVRLVFTAHPTEASRRAVLTKLRRISDILGEDTEEGTPERRRQDRDLAELIETLWQTDELRRQRPTPQDEARNALYYLREIFRHTMPEMLDDLREELRAHGANLRDDQVPLRFGSWIGGDRDGNPFVTAQVTREVLKLQAETSIDFAIEVISELILELSVSSELTGEDEELRASLAEDLQHNSEVDEVQQELYHEEPYRLKLGAMRSKLNATRERIRTGEAHVHGRDYSDSAELQEDFRVLREALHRHGGERAADGTLAIAQQVLAASGLNLATLDVREHSEKHHDVLSRLFDRVGELDRPYAELSREERTTVLGRELGSRRPLVGSAITEDESTLDDATRTTYNVFREIRDAHRLYGTSVIETYIISMTHGADDVLAAALLAREAGLLSIAGSEERRADIGFVPLLEEVSELRHAGEILDELLSDPSYREIVRLRGDRQEVMLGYSDGNKDAGVITSQWEIHQAQRSLRDTAARHGVTLRLFHGRGGSVGRGGGPTYDAILAQPYGVLEGEIKFTEQGEVISDKYMLPSLARENLDLSLAAVLEGSALHTAPRTPAETLERFGDVMQSVSDSSFARYRTLVDDENLPEYFVSATPVEQLGDLNIGSRPSKRTTSEKGLDGLRAIPWVFGWTQSRQIVPGWFGAGSGLKAAREAGLEPDLHEMYRSWHFFRTVISNVEMTLAKTDMQIAAHYVHSLVPERLWYLFDRIREEYELSVAEIERLTGVLGLLDNQPVLKRTLSVRDRYLDPISYMQVAMLQRARAATARGEELSPELQRALLTTINGVAAGLKNTG, from the coding sequence GTGCCACATTCCGACGCCATCGCCGTCCCGACACTGACGAGCGAGTTCCCCGTCGTCGGCGACGACCCCCATATCGACGCCCCGCTGCGGGCGACGGTCCGCCGCCTGTCCACCCTGCTGGGCGGCGCCCTCGCCGACCAGCACGGGCAGGAGATGCTCGACCTCGTCGAGCAGGTCCGCAAGCTCACCAAGGAGGCGAAGTCCGCCGATTCCGAGGCCAGCGCCCAGGACGTCCAGAAGCGTCTGGCCGAGCTGCCGATCGAGCAGGCCACCGCCCTCACCCGGGCGTTCTCCCAGTACTTCCTGCTGGCCAACGCTGCGGAGCAGGTCTACCGCGTGCGCGCCCTGGACGAGCGGCCCTCGGCCGAGTCGTGGGTGCCGCGCACGGTGCGCGACATCCATGAGGAGGTCGGCACCGACGGCCTGCAGCAGGCCGTGGACTCGCTCGACGTGCGCCTGGTCTTCACCGCGCACCCCACCGAGGCCTCCCGCCGCGCCGTGCTGACGAAGCTGCGCCGCATCTCGGACATCCTCGGCGAGGACACCGAGGAGGGCACTCCCGAGCGGCGCCGGCAGGATCGTGATCTGGCCGAGCTCATCGAGACGCTGTGGCAGACCGACGAGCTGCGCCGCCAGCGCCCCACCCCGCAGGACGAGGCCCGCAACGCCCTGTACTACCTGCGCGAGATCTTCCGCCACACCATGCCGGAGATGCTCGACGACCTGCGCGAGGAGCTGCGCGCCCACGGCGCGAACCTGCGCGACGACCAGGTGCCGCTGCGTTTCGGCTCCTGGATCGGCGGCGACCGCGACGGCAACCCCTTCGTCACCGCACAGGTCACCCGCGAGGTGCTGAAGCTGCAGGCGGAGACGTCGATCGACTTCGCCATCGAGGTGATCTCCGAGCTGATCCTCGAGCTGTCCGTCTCGAGCGAGCTCACCGGCGAGGACGAGGAGCTGCGTGCCAGCCTCGCCGAGGACCTCCAGCACAACTCCGAGGTCGACGAGGTCCAGCAGGAGCTGTACCACGAGGAGCCCTACCGCCTGAAGCTCGGGGCGATGCGGTCCAAGCTGAACGCCACGCGCGAGCGGATCCGCACCGGTGAGGCTCACGTCCACGGCCGCGACTACAGCGACAGCGCCGAGCTGCAGGAGGACTTCCGGGTGCTGCGCGAGGCGCTGCACCGTCACGGCGGCGAGCGTGCCGCCGACGGCACCCTCGCCATCGCGCAGCAGGTGCTCGCGGCCTCCGGCCTCAACCTCGCCACGCTCGACGTGCGTGAGCACTCCGAGAAGCACCACGACGTGCTCTCCCGCCTGTTCGACCGCGTGGGGGAGCTGGACCGCCCGTACGCGGAGCTCAGCCGCGAGGAGCGCACCACGGTGCTGGGACGGGAGCTGGGGAGCCGCCGGCCGCTGGTCGGCTCGGCGATCACCGAGGACGAGTCGACCCTCGACGACGCCACCCGCACCACCTACAACGTGTTCCGCGAGATCCGCGACGCGCACCGCCTGTACGGCACCTCCGTGATCGAGACGTACATCATCTCGATGACCCACGGCGCCGACGACGTGCTCGCCGCGGCGCTGCTGGCCCGCGAGGCCGGCCTGCTCAGCATCGCCGGCAGCGAGGAGCGCCGCGCGGACATCGGCTTCGTGCCGCTGCTGGAGGAGGTCTCCGAGCTGCGTCACGCCGGGGAGATCCTCGACGAGCTGCTCAGCGACCCCTCCTACCGGGAGATCGTGCGCCTGCGCGGCGACCGGCAGGAGGTCATGCTCGGCTACTCCGACGGCAACAAGGACGCCGGCGTGATCACCAGCCAGTGGGAGATCCACCAGGCCCAGCGCTCGCTGCGCGACACGGCGGCCCGTCACGGCGTGACCCTGCGCCTGTTCCACGGCCGCGGCGGCTCCGTCGGCCGCGGCGGCGGCCCCACCTATGACGCGATCCTGGCCCAGCCGTACGGCGTGCTCGAGGGCGAGATCAAGTTCACCGAGCAGGGCGAGGTCATCTCCGACAAGTACATGCTGCCGTCGCTGGCCCGGGAGAACCTGGACCTGTCGCTGGCCGCGGTGCTCGAGGGCTCGGCGCTGCACACCGCGCCGCGCACCCCGGCGGAGACCCTGGAGCGCTTCGGCGACGTCATGCAGTCGGTCTCCGACTCGTCGTTCGCGCGGTACCGCACCCTCGTGGACGACGAGAACCTGCCGGAGTACTTCGTCTCCGCCACCCCGGTCGAGCAGCTGGGCGACCTGAACATCGGCTCGCGCCCCTCCAAGCGCACCACCTCGGAGAAGGGCCTGGACGGCCTGCGGGCGATCCCGTGGGTGTTCGGCTGGACCCAGTCGCGGCAGATCGTGCCGGGCTGGTTCGGGGCGGGCTCCGGCCTGAAGGCCGCACGCGAGGCGGGCCTCGAGCCCGATCTGCACGAGATGTACCGCAGCTGGCATTTCTTCCGCACCGTGATCAGCAACGTCGAGATGACCCTCGCGAAGACGGACATGCAGATCGCCGCGCACTACGTGCACTCCCTGGTGCCGGAGCGGCTGTGGTACCTCTTCGACCGGATCCGTGAGGAGTACGAGCTCTCGGTCGCGGAGATCGAGCGTCTCACCGGCGTGCTGGGCCTGCTGGACAACCAGCCCGTGCTCAAGCGCACCCTGTCGGTGCGCGACCGCTACCTGGATCCGATCTCCTACATGCAGGTCGCGATGCTGCAGCGGGCCCGGGCGGCGACCGCGCGGGGCGAGGAGCTCTCCCCTGAGCTGCAGCGCGCCCTGCTGACCACCATCAACGGTGTCGCGGCCGGCCTGAAGAACACCGGCTGA